A stretch of Myxococcus hansupus DNA encodes these proteins:
- a CDS encoding MerR family transcriptional regulator: MNIGELALRTGCSARSIRHYEKAGLLVPNRRENGYRDFDAESVPRVMQVAHFIRMGFSLKDISSFPRCMVREATRAICPEALALHRQRLAELDRQMLELARRRERLVQSLDANAPSRPRHRVSHP, translated from the coding sequence ATGAACATCGGAGAGCTGGCCTTGCGCACGGGATGCAGCGCGCGCTCCATTCGTCACTACGAGAAGGCGGGGCTGCTCGTGCCGAACCGGCGCGAGAACGGCTACCGGGACTTCGACGCGGAGTCGGTGCCCCGGGTGATGCAGGTGGCCCACTTCATCCGGATGGGGTTCTCGCTGAAGGACATCTCCTCCTTTCCGCGCTGCATGGTTCGCGAGGCCACGCGGGCCATCTGCCCGGAGGCGCTCGCGCTCCACCGTCAGCGGTTGGCGGAGCTGGACCGTCAGATGCTGGAGCTCGCGCGCCGGCGAGAGCGGCTCGTCCAGTCGCTCGATGCGAATGCCCCCAGCCGTCCTCGTCACCGCGTGAGCCACCCATGA
- a CDS encoding alpha/beta fold hydrolase: protein MNRRDLMKSALVGAGALPLRGALAAAPERSKRPRRAFLLVHGAWHNALHWTRVAEALAARGHQVVAIDLPGHGLNARFPSAYVSGNAAGFGEERSPQAEVTLEDCAAAVVTALEKLRRGAGGTRPVLVGHSVGGAVITRAGELAPQLVERLVYLTAYCPLRLGSAGGYGALPEAHTGYGETLFIGDPAKLGAVRINPRGAPAYLEALREAYYQDVASTDFLPFALTLTPDLPLSLWTSKVGATKERWGRVPRSYIRCAQDRAIAPALQDLMIREANAFTPGNAFTVETLEASHSPFASQPEKLAALLDGLR, encoded by the coding sequence ATGAACCGTCGCGACCTGATGAAGTCCGCCCTCGTGGGCGCCGGAGCGCTCCCGCTGCGAGGAGCGCTCGCCGCCGCTCCTGAACGGAGCAAGCGCCCCCGGCGCGCCTTTCTCCTGGTGCACGGCGCCTGGCACAACGCCCTGCACTGGACGCGTGTCGCGGAGGCGCTCGCCGCGCGGGGACATCAGGTCGTGGCCATCGACCTGCCGGGCCATGGCCTCAACGCACGGTTCCCCAGTGCCTATGTCTCGGGCAACGCGGCGGGCTTCGGTGAGGAACGCTCGCCGCAGGCGGAGGTGACACTGGAGGACTGCGCCGCCGCGGTGGTCACCGCGTTGGAGAAGCTGCGCCGTGGCGCTGGAGGCACCAGGCCCGTGCTGGTGGGGCACAGCGTGGGTGGCGCGGTCATCACCCGGGCCGGGGAGCTGGCACCGCAGCTCGTGGAGCGGCTCGTCTACCTGACCGCGTATTGCCCGCTGCGGCTGGGGAGCGCCGGCGGCTACGGCGCACTGCCCGAGGCGCATACGGGCTACGGTGAGACGCTCTTCATCGGAGACCCCGCGAAGCTGGGCGCGGTGCGCATCAACCCGCGAGGCGCCCCCGCGTACCTGGAGGCCCTCCGTGAGGCGTACTACCAGGACGTGGCGTCCACGGACTTCCTGCCCTTCGCGCTCACGCTGACGCCGGACCTGCCCCTGTCCCTCTGGACGTCGAAGGTCGGCGCGACGAAGGAACGCTGGGGACGCGTTCCTCGCAGCTACATCCGCTGTGCCCAGGACCGCGCCATCGCTCCGGCGCTCCAGGACTTGATGATTCGCGAGGCCAATGCCTTCACGCCGGGCAATGCCTTCACGGTCGAAACCCTGGAGGCCTCGCACTCGCCCTTCGCATCGCAGCCGGAGAAGCTCGCCGCGCTGCTGGATGGACTGCGCTGA
- a CDS encoding acyl-CoA thioesterase: MPSMTTETSPSQRIEAGSITEVRLIEMVFPEQTNHYGTLFGGQALALMDKAAFIGASRYARRTVVTASSERVDFHVPVRQGQLVELETRIVATGRTSMTVEVDLYAEDLLTGDRQLGTRGRFVLVALDAHGKPTGVPPLLHPATTEQAASAP, encoded by the coding sequence ATGCCCTCCATGACCACCGAGACGTCTCCCTCGCAGCGCATCGAAGCAGGCAGCATCACCGAGGTCCGTCTCATCGAGATGGTCTTCCCGGAGCAGACGAACCACTACGGCACCTTGTTCGGAGGCCAGGCCCTGGCGCTGATGGACAAGGCCGCCTTCATCGGCGCCTCGCGCTACGCACGGCGCACGGTGGTGACCGCGAGCAGCGAGCGCGTCGACTTCCATGTCCCCGTCCGACAGGGCCAGCTCGTGGAGCTGGAGACGCGCATCGTCGCCACCGGCCGCACGTCGATGACGGTGGAGGTGGACCTCTACGCGGAGGACCTGCTCACCGGAGACCGTCAGCTCGGCACGCGGGGCCGCTTCGTCCTCGTCGCGCTCGATGCCCACGGCAAGCCAACCGGAGTACCGCCCTTGCTGCATCCCGCGACGACGGAACAGGCAGCCTCCGCGCCCTGA
- a CDS encoding thiolase family protein — MHEAFIVDAVRTPIGRFRGALKGVRPDDLAAHVLRALLQRNALEGASVDEVFLGCANQAGEDNRNVARMALLLAGLPDTVPGVTVNRLCASGMEAVIQGCRMIQVGEADIVLAGGVESMTRAPWSMPKPEDGFPSGKWESWDTALGWRYPNPRLAARFPLEQMGETAENVAEKWGISREAQDGFALASHRKAVAAQTLGAFADELVAVEAPQPKGTMLRVDTDEGPRADTSLERLSTLKPAFRQGGSVTAGNASTLNDGASALLLMSAKALRASGATPLARYVSSASAGVDPRYMGIGPVPASRKALERAGWAHDSVDLVELNEAFAAQALACIRELKLPPERVNLHGGGIALGHPLGSSGARIVTTLVHAMKRERARRGLATLCVGVGQGLALTLERDA, encoded by the coding sequence ATGCACGAGGCCTTCATCGTCGACGCGGTCCGTACCCCCATTGGCCGGTTCCGGGGCGCCCTCAAGGGTGTCCGGCCGGATGACCTGGCAGCGCACGTCCTCCGCGCGCTGCTCCAGCGCAACGCCCTGGAGGGCGCCAGCGTGGACGAGGTGTTCCTCGGCTGCGCCAACCAGGCGGGCGAAGACAACCGCAACGTGGCCCGGATGGCGCTGCTGCTCGCCGGGCTGCCGGACACCGTCCCCGGCGTCACCGTCAACCGGCTGTGCGCCAGCGGGATGGAAGCCGTCATCCAGGGCTGTCGCATGATTCAGGTGGGCGAGGCCGACATCGTCCTCGCGGGCGGCGTGGAGTCCATGACGCGCGCCCCCTGGTCCATGCCCAAGCCGGAGGACGGCTTCCCCTCTGGCAAATGGGAGTCCTGGGACACCGCGCTGGGCTGGCGCTACCCCAACCCGCGCCTCGCGGCCCGCTTCCCGCTGGAGCAGATGGGCGAGACGGCGGAGAACGTGGCGGAGAAGTGGGGCATCTCCCGTGAAGCGCAGGATGGCTTCGCGCTCGCCTCTCACCGCAAGGCCGTGGCGGCCCAGACGCTGGGGGCCTTCGCGGACGAACTGGTCGCGGTGGAGGCACCTCAACCCAAGGGCACGATGCTCCGCGTGGACACGGACGAAGGTCCCCGCGCGGACACGTCCCTGGAGCGGCTGTCCACGCTGAAGCCCGCGTTCCGACAGGGCGGCAGCGTGACGGCGGGAAATGCCTCCACGCTCAATGACGGCGCGTCGGCGCTGCTGCTGATGAGCGCCAAGGCGCTGCGTGCCTCCGGGGCCACACCCCTGGCGCGCTACGTGAGCAGCGCGAGCGCGGGCGTGGACCCGCGTTACATGGGCATCGGCCCCGTGCCCGCCTCCCGAAAGGCGCTGGAGCGCGCGGGCTGGGCACACGACTCGGTGGACCTGGTGGAGCTGAACGAGGCGTTCGCCGCGCAGGCGCTCGCCTGCATCCGGGAGCTGAAGCTTCCTCCCGAGCGCGTCAACCTCCACGGTGGCGGTATCGCCCTGGGTCACCCGCTGGGCTCCAGTGGAGCGCGCATCGTCACCACGCTGGTGCATGCGATGAAGCGAGAGCGTGCCCGGAGAGGTCTCGCGACCTTGTGCGTGGGCGTGGGCCAGGGCCTGGCCCTGACGCTGGAGCGTGACGCATGA
- a CDS encoding 3-oxoadipate--succinyl-CoA transferase, with protein sequence MATELSATPTASERMAYRAAQELRDADVVFVGIGLPNLACNLARATHAPGLFMIYESGAVGAIPERLPVSIGDPSLVTDSLAVVGQADIFQCMLQRGLIEVGFLGGAQVDRWGNINTTVIGDYANPKVRLPGSGGACEIAVHARRLLIVMRMSKRTFVETCDFVTSPGHRVNGKSRAELGMPGGGPTRIITDLGVLDFDATGEAVLAEVYPGVTPEQVRAACGWPLRTADALRTAAEPDVSVLRLLREKLDPQRLYL encoded by the coding sequence ATGGCTACTGAGCTTTCGGCGACGCCCACCGCTTCGGAGCGGATGGCCTACCGCGCCGCGCAGGAGCTTCGAGACGCGGACGTCGTCTTCGTTGGCATCGGCCTGCCCAACCTGGCCTGCAACCTGGCGCGGGCAACCCATGCGCCCGGCCTGTTCATGATCTACGAGTCCGGCGCGGTGGGCGCCATTCCAGAGCGGCTGCCGGTGTCCATTGGCGACCCGTCACTGGTAACGGACTCGCTGGCTGTCGTGGGTCAGGCGGACATCTTCCAGTGCATGCTCCAGCGCGGGCTCATCGAGGTGGGCTTCCTCGGCGGCGCGCAGGTGGACCGCTGGGGGAACATCAACACCACCGTCATCGGTGATTACGCCAACCCCAAGGTCCGGCTGCCGGGCAGCGGCGGGGCGTGTGAAATCGCCGTCCACGCGCGGCGGCTGCTCATCGTCATGCGGATGAGCAAGCGCACCTTCGTGGAGACGTGTGACTTCGTCACCAGCCCCGGGCACCGGGTGAACGGAAAGAGCCGCGCGGAGCTGGGCATGCCCGGCGGCGGCCCCACCCGCATCATCACCGACCTGGGCGTGCTCGACTTCGACGCCACGGGCGAAGCGGTGCTCGCCGAGGTGTATCCCGGCGTGACACCCGAACAGGTGCGCGCCGCCTGTGGCTGGCCGCTGCGCACGGCCGACGCCCTGCGGACCGCCGCCGAGCCGGACGTGTCCGTGCTGCGGCTGCTGCGCGAGAAGCTCGACCCCCAGCGCCTCTACCTCTAG
- a CDS encoding CoA transferase subunit A translates to MNKLCSMKEAIAASVTDGCSLVIDGFTHLICFAAGHEIIRQGRRNLTAIRLTPDLVYDQLIEAGAVRKLVFSWAGNPGVGSLHALRRRSEASSPERLELEEYSHFGLLSRLLAGSAGLPFWPLNNYAGGDIARVNPSIKTVTCPFTGQELAAVPALRPDVAIIHCQRADAEGNAQVWGLLGSQKEVAFAAKKVVVVAEEIVSTERIRKDPNRTLVPGIIVSHVVHEPWGCHPSFVQGFHDRDNDFYVKWEDISRQPETYRAWLEEFVHGVKDRQGYLARLETGLLDKLRAKARVCEGVDYGY, encoded by the coding sequence ATGAACAAGCTCTGTTCGATGAAGGAAGCCATCGCCGCATCCGTGACGGACGGATGCTCGCTGGTGATTGATGGCTTCACGCACCTCATCTGCTTCGCGGCCGGACACGAAATCATCCGGCAGGGGCGCAGGAACCTGACGGCCATCCGCCTGACGCCAGACCTCGTCTATGACCAGCTCATCGAGGCGGGCGCGGTTCGAAAGCTCGTCTTTAGCTGGGCGGGCAACCCCGGCGTGGGCAGCCTCCATGCGCTGCGCCGGCGCAGCGAGGCGTCCTCGCCCGAGCGCCTGGAGCTGGAGGAGTACTCCCACTTCGGGCTGCTGTCGCGCCTGCTCGCGGGCAGCGCGGGGCTGCCCTTCTGGCCGCTGAACAACTACGCGGGGGGCGACATCGCCCGCGTGAATCCGTCCATCAAGACGGTGACGTGTCCCTTCACCGGGCAGGAGTTGGCCGCCGTCCCCGCGCTCCGTCCGGACGTGGCCATCATCCACTGCCAGCGCGCGGACGCGGAGGGCAACGCGCAGGTGTGGGGGCTGCTCGGCTCCCAGAAGGAGGTGGCCTTCGCCGCGAAGAAGGTCGTCGTCGTCGCCGAGGAGATTGTCTCCACCGAGCGCATCCGCAAGGACCCCAACCGCACGCTGGTGCCCGGCATCATCGTCAGCCACGTGGTGCACGAGCCGTGGGGCTGCCACCCCAGCTTCGTGCAGGGCTTCCACGACCGGGACAACGACTTCTACGTGAAGTGGGAGGACATCTCCCGCCAGCCCGAGACGTACCGCGCGTGGTTGGAGGAGTTCGTCCACGGCGTGAAGGACCGGCAGGGCTATCTCGCGCGGCTCGAAACCGGGCTGCTCGACAAGCTGCGAGCGAAGGCCCGCGTCTGTGAGGGGGTGGACTATGGCTACTGA
- a CDS encoding acetyl ornithine aminotransferase family protein: MTMLYPEVKVAPPGPNARAIIEVDQRYSSPSYIKEYPLVVERGEGPWVYDVDGNRFLDFMAGIAVASTGHSHPTVVKAIHDAADRFLHICGTDFYYDAFSRLCERLASVLPEMGPKRVFLTNSGTEAVEGALKLARHHTRSQYVVAFKGGFHGRTMGAISLNSSKVAQRAFFGPLLPGVIHIPYANPYRCANGCAPHACGDACNPALMLEREWFVNHVDPREVAAIFVEPILGEGGYVIPPASFLQHLRRICDTHGILLVFDEVQSGIGRTGKMFAAEHFGVMPDILLSAKGIASGMPLGAIIARESVMTWPRGSHGSTYGGNPVCCAAALATLDVVEGLLDSVRDTGEHLLRGLRDLQTRFPVIGDVRGVGLMVGAEFVDPATREPASAYVSELEQLAFLKGLLLLSCGKSTIRFAPPLVVGKHEVDVMLRILETCLQELALPVASTLPRPAAAGVKI, from the coding sequence ATGACCATGCTCTATCCCGAAGTGAAGGTGGCTCCTCCGGGGCCCAACGCGCGCGCCATCATCGAGGTGGACCAGCGCTACAGCTCGCCCTCGTACATCAAGGAGTACCCGCTCGTCGTCGAACGCGGCGAGGGCCCCTGGGTCTACGACGTCGACGGCAACCGCTTCCTCGACTTCATGGCGGGCATCGCCGTGGCCTCCACCGGCCACTCGCACCCCACCGTGGTGAAGGCCATCCACGACGCCGCGGACCGCTTCCTGCACATCTGCGGCACCGACTTCTACTACGACGCCTTCTCGCGGCTGTGCGAGCGGCTGGCGAGCGTCCTGCCGGAGATGGGCCCCAAGCGCGTCTTCCTCACCAACTCCGGCACGGAGGCGGTGGAGGGCGCGCTCAAGCTGGCGCGGCACCACACGCGCAGCCAGTACGTGGTGGCGTTCAAGGGTGGCTTCCACGGCCGCACCATGGGCGCCATCTCGCTCAACTCGTCCAAGGTCGCCCAGCGCGCCTTCTTCGGCCCCCTGCTGCCCGGGGTCATCCACATCCCCTACGCGAACCCCTACCGCTGTGCGAACGGCTGCGCGCCCCATGCCTGTGGCGACGCGTGCAATCCCGCGCTGATGCTGGAGCGCGAGTGGTTCGTCAACCACGTGGACCCGCGCGAGGTCGCCGCCATCTTCGTGGAGCCCATCCTGGGCGAAGGCGGCTACGTCATCCCACCGGCGAGCTTCCTCCAGCACCTGCGCCGCATCTGCGACACCCACGGCATCCTGCTCGTCTTCGACGAGGTGCAGTCGGGCATCGGCCGCACGGGGAAGATGTTCGCGGCGGAGCACTTCGGGGTGATGCCGGACATCCTCCTGTCCGCGAAGGGCATTGCCTCGGGCATGCCGCTGGGCGCCATCATCGCCCGTGAATCCGTGATGACGTGGCCTCGCGGCTCCCACGGCAGCACCTACGGCGGCAACCCCGTGTGCTGCGCGGCGGCGCTCGCCACGCTGGACGTGGTGGAGGGGCTGCTCGACTCCGTACGCGACACCGGTGAGCACCTGCTGCGCGGGCTGCGCGACCTGCAGACCCGCTTCCCCGTCATCGGGGACGTCCGGGGCGTGGGGCTGATGGTGGGCGCGGAGTTCGTCGACCCGGCGACGCGCGAGCCCGCCAGCGCCTACGTGTCCGAGCTGGAGCAGCTCGCCTTCCTCAAGGGCCTGCTCCTGTTGTCGTGTGGCAAGTCCACCATCCGCTTCGCGCCCCCGCTCGTCGTGGGCAAGCACGAGGTGGACGTGATGCTGCGCATCCTCGAGACGTGCCTTCAGGAGCTGGCCCTCCCCGTCGCCTCCACCCTCCCTCGGCCCGCCGCCGCGGGCGTGAAGATTTGA
- a CDS encoding aldehyde dehydrogenase family protein, with protein sequence MSFRITYSVLDADMSELHARFDEALDTVRGSLGAALPSWIAGEAFRSGDLLESRNPAKPDELLATFHRTPVSELDRVVRVAREAQRAWGATPWQERVRILRAAADLISARSLELSARMTLEVGKSRLESLGDVEESADLLRYYASQLEQAEGFSRPMARLSPNEDTRSVLRPYGVFAVISPFNFPLALAAGMSGGALLGGNTVILKPSEDAPWCAEGLHQALTDAGLPPGVFQVVHGEGESLGAALVRHPGVDGVSFTGSKAVGMDIHRELSTGRVRPCFLELGGKNPAIVCRDADLEAAIEGCFRSAFGLSGQKCSALSRIYVHESLLNDFTEGLASKARSAAVGDPSLASVFTGPVINAAAVRRFERAVDEARRDGAIVTGGERLRLDGALAQGHFVAPTVVALSHGHRLMRDELFLPFVGVTGFRTLDEALRMANDCEYGLTAGVFSRDAADVERFMAEAEAGVLYANRRTGATTGAWPGVQSFCGWKGSGASGKGGCGPYYVAQFMREQAQTRMG encoded by the coding sequence ATGAGTTTCCGCATCACCTACTCGGTGCTGGATGCCGACATGTCCGAGCTGCACGCGCGGTTCGACGAAGCACTCGACACCGTGCGCGGCTCGCTGGGCGCGGCGCTTCCTTCATGGATTGCGGGGGAGGCGTTCCGGAGCGGCGACCTGCTGGAGAGCCGCAACCCGGCGAAGCCGGACGAGCTGCTCGCCACGTTCCACCGCACGCCCGTCAGCGAGCTGGACCGGGTGGTGCGCGTGGCCCGCGAAGCCCAGCGCGCCTGGGGCGCCACGCCCTGGCAGGAGCGCGTGCGCATCCTCCGCGCTGCCGCGGACCTCATCTCCGCGCGGAGCCTGGAGCTGTCCGCACGGATGACGCTGGAGGTGGGCAAGAGCCGCCTGGAGTCGCTCGGAGACGTGGAGGAGTCCGCGGACCTGCTGCGCTACTACGCCAGCCAACTGGAGCAGGCGGAGGGCTTCTCTCGGCCCATGGCGCGACTGTCCCCGAACGAGGACACGCGCAGCGTCCTGCGGCCCTACGGAGTGTTCGCCGTCATCTCGCCCTTCAACTTCCCGCTGGCGCTCGCCGCGGGCATGAGCGGCGGCGCGCTGCTGGGTGGCAACACCGTCATCCTCAAGCCCAGTGAAGACGCCCCGTGGTGCGCCGAGGGCCTGCACCAGGCGCTCACCGACGCGGGCCTGCCGCCCGGCGTCTTCCAGGTGGTGCACGGCGAAGGCGAGTCGCTGGGCGCCGCGCTGGTGCGTCACCCGGGCGTGGACGGCGTCTCGTTCACCGGCAGCAAGGCCGTGGGCATGGACATCCACCGCGAGCTGTCCACGGGCCGCGTGCGGCCGTGCTTCCTGGAGCTGGGCGGGAAGAACCCGGCCATCGTCTGCCGCGACGCGGACCTGGAGGCCGCCATCGAGGGGTGCTTCCGCTCCGCCTTCGGGCTGTCGGGCCAGAAGTGCAGCGCGCTGTCCCGCATCTACGTGCATGAGTCCCTGCTGAACGACTTCACGGAAGGACTGGCGAGCAAGGCCCGGTCCGCGGCGGTGGGAGACCCGTCGCTCGCCTCCGTCTTCACCGGCCCCGTCATCAACGCGGCGGCGGTGCGGCGCTTCGAGCGCGCGGTGGACGAGGCGCGCCGCGATGGCGCCATCGTGACGGGCGGCGAGCGGCTGCGCCTGGACGGCGCGCTGGCCCAGGGCCACTTCGTCGCCCCCACCGTGGTGGCGCTGTCCCACGGGCACCGGCTGATGCGGGACGAGCTGTTCCTCCCCTTCGTCGGCGTGACGGGCTTCCGCACGTTGGACGAGGCGCTGCGGATGGCCAACGACTGCGAGTACGGCCTCACCGCCGGCGTCTTCAGCCGCGACGCCGCGGACGTGGAGCGATTCATGGCCGAGGCCGAGGCCGGCGTCCTCTACGCCAACCGCCGCACGGGCGCGACCACGGGCGCCTGGCCCGGCGTGCAGTCCTTCTGCGGATGGAAGGGCAGCGGCGCGTCCGGCAAGGGCGGCTGCGGCCCCTACTACGTCGCCCAGTTCATGCGCGAGCAGGCGCAGACCCGGATGGGCTGA
- a CDS encoding aspartate aminotransferase family protein — MRDEGRQAVRYPDGNVLLRNLARDFPVVTHGQGVHLFDASGKRYLDASAGALVASVGHGNREVVDRIHEQLLRVAYVNGTHFTTEVTEQLASRLCALAPPGLDRAAFLGSGSEAVEAAVKFVRQLWVERGQTQRTKVIARVPGYHGNTLYALSLSGRPHYKTFFGPMLAEVVTTPAPYPYRSGLEDYARDGAEHYVRLLEETLQREGPDTIAAFIAEPVIGSSAGASPPPPGYFERVSALCREYGILTIADEVMCGCGRTGRFFASVLFDFTPDVLVLGKGISGGYAPLSALLVKQTHLEEMRLGSGGFMHAQTYLQAPAMTAAGLAVLDYYERHDLVAHAARVGEHLQRRLREALLSLPHVGSVQGVGLMAGIEFVEDLPTRRPFPRARKVVEGLLAELFERGLVLWSNTGHADGTNGDLLMLGPPLVITEAEVDVLVDTLAQGINHYFRREP; from the coding sequence ATGCGGGACGAAGGCCGACAGGCGGTGCGCTACCCCGACGGGAATGTCCTGCTGCGCAACCTCGCGCGCGACTTCCCCGTGGTGACGCACGGACAGGGCGTCCACCTCTTCGACGCGAGCGGCAAGCGCTACCTGGACGCCTCCGCCGGCGCGCTCGTCGCCAGCGTGGGCCACGGCAACCGCGAGGTGGTGGACCGCATCCACGAGCAGCTCCTCCGCGTCGCGTACGTCAACGGCACGCACTTCACCACCGAGGTGACGGAGCAGCTCGCGTCACGCCTGTGCGCGCTCGCGCCGCCAGGGCTGGACCGCGCCGCCTTCCTGGGCTCGGGCTCCGAGGCCGTGGAGGCCGCGGTGAAGTTCGTCCGCCAGCTCTGGGTGGAGCGCGGGCAGACGCAGCGCACGAAGGTCATCGCGCGCGTGCCCGGCTATCACGGCAACACGCTGTATGCCCTCTCGCTGTCCGGGCGGCCTCACTACAAGACGTTCTTCGGCCCCATGCTGGCGGAGGTCGTCACCACGCCCGCGCCCTACCCGTACCGCTCCGGCCTGGAGGACTACGCGCGCGACGGCGCGGAGCACTACGTCCGGCTGTTGGAGGAGACGCTCCAGCGCGAGGGGCCGGACACCATCGCCGCCTTCATCGCGGAGCCCGTGATTGGCTCCTCGGCCGGCGCCTCGCCGCCGCCGCCCGGCTACTTCGAGCGCGTGAGCGCGCTGTGCCGTGAGTACGGAATCCTCACCATCGCCGATGAGGTCATGTGCGGCTGCGGCCGCACCGGTCGCTTCTTCGCCAGTGTGCTGTTCGACTTCACCCCGGACGTGCTCGTGCTCGGCAAGGGCATCAGCGGGGGCTATGCGCCCCTGAGCGCGCTGCTCGTGAAGCAGACACACCTGGAGGAGATGCGGCTCGGCTCGGGCGGCTTCATGCACGCGCAGACGTATCTCCAGGCCCCCGCGATGACGGCGGCCGGGCTCGCGGTGCTGGACTACTACGAGCGGCACGACCTGGTGGCGCATGCGGCGCGCGTGGGTGAGCACCTCCAGCGGCGGCTGCGCGAGGCGCTGCTGTCCCTGCCCCACGTGGGCTCGGTGCAGGGCGTGGGCCTGATGGCGGGCATCGAGTTCGTGGAGGACCTCCCCACCCGGCGGCCCTTCCCCCGCGCACGCAAGGTGGTGGAGGGCCTGCTGGCCGAGCTGTTCGAGCGCGGCCTCGTCCTCTGGTCCAACACCGGCCACGCGGATGGAACGAACGGGGACCTGCTGATGCTCGGGCCCCCGCTGGTCATCACCGAGGCCGAGGTCGACGTGCTCGTCGACACGCTCGCGCAAGGCATCAACCACTACTTCCGGAGGGAGCCATGA
- a CDS encoding DUF1501 domain-containing protein encodes MTGAGLALAPGSWSRAFAASVQPPARRTLVTVFLRGGVDGLSLVPPVEDAAYHRARPTLALQARGPGAALKLSGPFGLHPRLEALMPLWREGQLAVLHGVGLPEPVRSHFDAQDFVESGTPGRKSTPDGWLNRALDEADGAALRAVALQPTLPRALFGDAGAVAMGRLEEFRLRGGRREEEAAQGFNALYAGAVDEALRMTGQGAFDAMSLLDEDRLAKLSSRSQVDYPKGPLGARLRDIARLIHGEVGLEVAATELGGWDTHAAQGVATGTFANRCQELGGALAAFARDLGPRLEQVTVVVLTEFGRTVRENGSRGTDHGVGSAMLVLGGGVKGGKVYGRFESLEPDRLQDGRDVPAWTDVRAPLAEVLSACRPGVSLAKVFPGFTPRSSLGLFG; translated from the coding sequence ATGACGGGCGCGGGGCTCGCCTTGGCCCCGGGCTCTTGGAGTCGCGCGTTCGCGGCCAGTGTGCAGCCTCCCGCGCGTCGCACATTGGTGACTGTCTTCCTGCGCGGAGGCGTGGATGGTCTCTCCCTGGTGCCGCCGGTGGAGGATGCGGCCTACCACCGGGCGCGTCCCACGCTGGCACTCCAGGCAAGGGGGCCGGGCGCCGCGTTGAAATTGTCGGGGCCCTTCGGGCTGCACCCGAGACTCGAAGCGTTGATGCCGCTATGGCGTGAAGGCCAGCTCGCGGTGCTGCATGGCGTGGGGCTTCCGGAGCCGGTGCGCTCCCACTTCGATGCGCAGGACTTCGTGGAGTCTGGGACGCCGGGGCGCAAGTCGACGCCGGATGGTTGGCTCAACCGCGCGTTGGACGAGGCTGACGGCGCCGCGCTGCGCGCCGTGGCGTTGCAGCCCACGTTGCCTCGGGCGTTGTTCGGTGACGCGGGCGCGGTGGCCATGGGGCGCTTGGAGGAGTTTCGTCTGCGGGGCGGGCGCCGGGAGGAGGAGGCAGCGCAAGGCTTCAACGCGCTCTATGCCGGTGCGGTGGATGAGGCGCTGCGCATGACAGGGCAGGGCGCCTTCGATGCGATGTCCCTGCTGGATGAGGACCGGCTCGCGAAGCTGTCCTCGCGCTCACAGGTCGACTATCCGAAGGGCCCACTGGGGGCGCGGCTGCGTGACATCGCGCGGCTCATCCACGGTGAGGTGGGCCTGGAGGTGGCCGCCACGGAGCTGGGGGGCTGGGATACCCACGCCGCCCAGGGCGTGGCGACAGGCACCTTCGCCAATCGCTGTCAGGAACTCGGCGGCGCGCTGGCAGCTTTCGCGCGGGACCTGGGACCTCGGCTGGAGCAGGTCACGGTGGTGGTGCTCACCGAGTTCGGCCGCACGGTGAGAGAGAATGGCAGCCGTGGCACGGACCACGGCGTGGGCAGCGCGATGCTCGTCCTGGGCGGTGGCGTGAAGGGTGGCAAGGTCTACGGACGTTTCGAATCCTTGGAGCCGGACCGTTTGCAGGACGGGCGAGACGTGCCCGCCTGGACGGACGTGCGCGCACCGCTGGCGGAAGTCCTGAGCGCCTGTCGGCCCGGTGTGTCACTGGCCAAGGTGTTTCCAGGTTTCACGCCACGGTCATCGCTGGGGCTGTTCGGTTAG
- a CDS encoding mersacidin/lichenicidin family type 2 lantibiotic codes for MSHSDKKHILRAWRDADYYDSLTDAERAALPDSPASVMELDDATLAFITGGDTEATCPSNPTPTQRSCLFTPCGTSHCCA; via the coding sequence ATGAGCCACAGCGACAAGAAGCACATCCTCCGCGCCTGGCGTGATGCCGACTACTACGACAGCCTGACCGACGCGGAGCGCGCCGCGCTGCCCGACAGCCCCGCCTCCGTCATGGAGCTGGACGACGCGACGCTGGCGTTCATCACCGGTGGCGACACCGAAGCCACGTGCCCCAGCAACCCCACGCCCACGCAGCGAAGCTGTCTGTTCACGCCCTGCGGTACGTCGCACTGCTGCGCCTGA